One Brassica napus cultivar Da-Ae chromosome C2, Da-Ae, whole genome shotgun sequence DNA window includes the following coding sequences:
- the LOC106421398 gene encoding uncharacterized protein LOC106421398: protein MEPSFNVNANVLRNETNNAIVYYHLNKLLASQFENPPQEIAEASRSASAAATAAAAAAKAARANANAKAYAAARAVAAAKAALKLIASFPNQEEVRKDKHVAEVDEDGVMVLKDQELLPSGDASNGMIMPISSPSKNEEWSVERLRERPNTEYDSINKRSAVEVGSSSRVVESSVSGQGGAKEDVQKPTRKRGRPRKH from the coding sequence ATGGAACCCTCCTTCAATGTCAACGCCAATGTGCTCCGTAATGAAACCAACAATGCAATTGTCTACTACCATCTCAACAAGCTGTTAGCCTCGCAGTTTGAAAACCCCCCTCAAGAGATCGCGGAGGCGTCGAGGTCTGCTTCTGCGGCTGCTACGGCCGCCGCTGCAGCTGCAAAGGCGGCCAGAGCTAACGCAAATGCCAAAGCGTACGCTGCTGCTAGAGCTGTCGCTGCGGCTAAGGCCGCTCTGAAACTGATCGCCTCGTTTCCAAACCAGGAGGAGGTCAGGAAGGACAAACATGTTGCTGAGGTTGATGAAGACGGCGTCatggtgttgaaggatcaagagTTGTTACCCTCTGGCGATGCGAGTAATGGCATGATAATGCCTATCTCTTCTCCGAGTAAAAATGAGGAGTGGTCCGTGGAGAGGTTAAGAGAGAGGCCAAATACAGAGTATGATTCCATCAACAAGAGGAGTGCGGTGGAGGTAGGTTCGTCCAGTAGAGTGGTTGAATCGTCGGTGAGTGGACAAGGAGGAGCAAAAGAGGATGTCCAGAAGCCGACCAGGAAGAGAGGACGGCCGAGGAAACATTAG